A section of the Saccopteryx leptura isolate mSacLep1 chromosome 6, mSacLep1_pri_phased_curated, whole genome shotgun sequence genome encodes:
- the PPP4R3A gene encoding serine/threonine-protein phosphatase 4 regulatory subunit 3A isoform X1 yields the protein MTDTRRRVKVYTLNEDRQWDDRGTGHVSSGYVERLKGMSLLVRAESDGSLLLESKINPNTAYQKQQDTLIVWSEAENYDLALSFQEKAGCDEIWEKICQVQGKDPSVDITQDLVDESEEERFDDMSSPGLELPSCELSRLEEIAELVASSLPSPLRREKLALALENEGYIKKLLELFHVCEDLENIEGLHHLYEIIKGIFLLNRTALFEVMFSEECIMDVIGCLEYDPALSQPRKHREFLTKTAKFKEVIPISDPELKQKIHQTYRVQYIQDMVLPTPSVFEENMLSTLHSFIFFNKVEIVGMLQEDEKFLTDLFAQLTDEATDEEKRQELVNFLKEFCAFSQTLQPQNRDAFFKTLSNMGILPALEVILGMDDTQVRSAATDIFSYLVEYNPSMVREFVMQEAQQNDDVSKKLTEQKITNKDILLINLIIEHMICDTDPELGGAVQLMGLLRTLVDPENMLATANKTEKTEFLGFFYKHCMHVLTAPLLANTTEDKPSKDDFQTAQLLALVLELLTFCVEHHTYHIKNYIINKDILRRVLVLMASKHAFLALCALRFKRKIIGLKDEFYNRYIMKSFLFEPVVKAFLNNGSRYNLMNSAIIEMFEFIRVEDIKSLTAHVIENYWKALEDVDYVQTFKGLKLRFEQQRERQDNPKLDSMRSILRNHRYRRDARTLEDEEEMWFNTDEDDMEDGEAVVSPSDKTKNDDDIMDPISKFMERKKLKESEEKEVLLKTNLSGRQSPSFKLSLSSGTKTNLTSQAPAASLPGSPGSPGSPGSPGSPGSVPKNTSQTAAITTKGGLVGLVDYPDDDEDDDEDEDKEDTLPLSKKAKFES from the exons GCTCTCTACTATTAGAATCCAAAATAAATCCTAACACTGCATACCAGAAACAACAG gacACTTTGATTGTGTGGTCGGAAGCTGAAAATTATGATTTGGCCCTTAGCTTTCAAGAAAAAGCTGGATGTGATGAAATTTGGGAGAAAATATGtcag GTTCAAGGAAAGGACCCTTCAGTGGACATCACTCAGGACCTTGTAGATGAATCTGAAGAGGAGCGTTTTGATGATATGTCATCGCCAGGTTTAGAATTGCCATCTTGTGAATTAAGTCGCCTTGAGGAAATTGCAGAACTTGTGGCATCATCTTTACCTTCCCCCCTGCGTCGTGAAAAACTTGCACTAGCACTGGAAAATGAGGGTTATATTAAAAAGCTCTTAGAGCTTTTTCACGTGTGTGAGGATTTGGAGAATATTGAAGGACTGCACCACTTATATGAAATTATCAAAGGCATCTTCCTCTTGAATCGAACTGCTCTTTTTGAAGTTATGTTCTCTGAGGAATGTATAATGGATGTCATTGGATGCTTAGAATATGATCCTGCTTTATCACAGCCACGAAAACACAGGGAGTTTCTAACAAAAACAGCCAAGTTTAAAGAAGTGATCCCCATATCAGATCCTGAGCTGAAACAAAAAATTCATCAGACATACAGAGTCCAGTATATACAAGACATGGTTCTACCTACCCCTTCAGTCTTCGAAGAAAATATGTTATCAACACTTCACTCCTTCATCTTTTTCAATAAGGTAGAAATTGTTGGTATGTTACAG GAAGATGAAAAATTTCTGACAGATTTGTTTGCACAACTAACAGATGAAGCAACAGATGAGGAAAAAAGACAGGAATTG gtaaactttttaaaagaattttgtgCATTCTCCCAAACGTTACAGCCTCAAAACAGAGATGCTTTTTTCAAGACTTTGTCAAACATGGGCATATTACCAGCTTTAGAAGTCATCCTT GGCATGGATGATACACAGGTGCGAAGCGCTGCTACTGATATATTCTCATACTTGGTTGAATATAACCCATCCATGGTACGAGAGTTTGTCATGCAGGAGGCACAACAGAATGATGATGTAAGTAAGAAGTTAACAGAGCAAAAAATAACCAACAAG GATATTTTGCTCATCAATCTCATTATAGAACATATGATTTGTGATACAGACCCTGAACTTGGAGGAGCAGTCCAGCTTATGGGCCTGCTTCGAACTTTAGTTGACCCAGAAAACATGTTAGCTACTGCCAAT aaaacagaaaagactgAATTTCTGGGTTTCTTCTACAAACACTGTATGCATGTCCTCACTGCTCCTTTACTGGCAAATACAACAGAGGACAAACCAAGCAAAG atgaCTTTCAGACTGCCCAGTTGTTGGCACTTGTATTGgaattgttaacattttgtgtGGAGCACCATACCTACCACATAAAGAACTACATTATTAATAAGGACATCCTCCGGAGAGTGCTAGTTCTTATGGCCTCGAAGCATGCTTTCTTGGCATTAT GTGCTCTTCGTTTTAAGAGAAAGATTATTGGATTAAAAGATGAGTTTTACAACCGCTACATAATGAAAAGTTTTCTGTTTGAACCAGTAGTCAAAGCATTTCTCAACAACGGATCCCGCTACAATCTGATGAACTCTGCCATAATAGAAATgtttgaatttattagagtg gAAGATATAAAATCATTGACTGCTCATGTCATTGAAAATTACTGGAAAGCACTGGAAGACGTCGATTATGTACAGACATTTAAAGGATTAAAATTGAGATTTGAACAACAAAGAGAAAGGCAGGATAATCCCAAACTTGACAG TATGCGGTCCATCCTGAGGAATCATAGGTATCGCAGAGATGCCAGAACCCTTGAAGATGAAGAGGAGATGTGGTTTAACACAGATGAAGATGACATGGAAGACGGAGAAGCTGTGGTGTCTCCATCTGACAAAACTAAAAATGATGATGATATTATGGATCCAATAAGTAAAttcatggaaaggaagaaat taaaagaAAGTGAGGAAAAGGAGGTACTTCTGAAAACAAATCTTTCTGGCCGGCAGAGCCCAAGTTTCAAGCTTTCCCTCTCTAGTGGGACAAAGACTAACCTCACCAGCCAAGCACCTGCAGCAAGTCTGCCTGGTTCTCCGGGCTCACCTGGGTCCCCAGGGTCTCCGGGCTCTCCTGGATCCGTCCCAAAAAATACATCTCAGACGGCAGCTATTACTACCAAG GGAGGCCTTGTCGGTCTGGTAGATTAtcctgatgatgatgaagatgatgatgaggaTGAAGACAAGGAAGACACGCTACCATTGTCAAAGAAAGCAAAGTTTGAGTCATAA
- the PPP4R3A gene encoding serine/threonine-protein phosphatase 4 regulatory subunit 3A isoform X2: protein MTDTRRRVKVYTLNEDRQWDDRGTGHVSSGYVERLKGMSLLVRAESDGSLLLESKINPNTAYQKQQDTLIVWSEAENYDLALSFQEKAGCDEIWEKICQVQGKDPSVDITQDLVDESEEERFDDMSSPGLELPSCELSRLEEIAELVASSLPSPLRREKLALALENEGYIKKLLELFHVCEDLENIEGLHHLYEIIKGIFLLNRTALFEVMFSEECIMDVIGCLEYDPALSQPRKHREFLTKTAKFKEVIPISDPELKQKIHQTYRVQYIQDMVLPTPSVFEENMLSTLHSFIFFNKVEIVGMLQEDEKFLTDLFAQLTDEATDEEKRQELVNFLKEFCAFSQTLQPQNRDAFFKTLSNMGILPALEVILGMDDTQVRSAATDIFSYLVEYNPSMVREFVMQEAQQNDDDILLINLIIEHMICDTDPELGGAVQLMGLLRTLVDPENMLATANKTEKTEFLGFFYKHCMHVLTAPLLANTTEDKPSKDDFQTAQLLALVLELLTFCVEHHTYHIKNYIINKDILRRVLVLMASKHAFLALCALRFKRKIIGLKDEFYNRYIMKSFLFEPVVKAFLNNGSRYNLMNSAIIEMFEFIRVEDIKSLTAHVIENYWKALEDVDYVQTFKGLKLRFEQQRERQDNPKLDSMRSILRNHRYRRDARTLEDEEEMWFNTDEDDMEDGEAVVSPSDKTKNDDDIMDPISKFMERKKLKESEEKEVLLKTNLSGRQSPSFKLSLSSGTKTNLTSQAPAASLPGSPGSPGSPGSPGSPGSVPKNTSQTAAITTKGGLVGLVDYPDDDEDDDEDEDKEDTLPLSKKAKFES from the exons GCTCTCTACTATTAGAATCCAAAATAAATCCTAACACTGCATACCAGAAACAACAG gacACTTTGATTGTGTGGTCGGAAGCTGAAAATTATGATTTGGCCCTTAGCTTTCAAGAAAAAGCTGGATGTGATGAAATTTGGGAGAAAATATGtcag GTTCAAGGAAAGGACCCTTCAGTGGACATCACTCAGGACCTTGTAGATGAATCTGAAGAGGAGCGTTTTGATGATATGTCATCGCCAGGTTTAGAATTGCCATCTTGTGAATTAAGTCGCCTTGAGGAAATTGCAGAACTTGTGGCATCATCTTTACCTTCCCCCCTGCGTCGTGAAAAACTTGCACTAGCACTGGAAAATGAGGGTTATATTAAAAAGCTCTTAGAGCTTTTTCACGTGTGTGAGGATTTGGAGAATATTGAAGGACTGCACCACTTATATGAAATTATCAAAGGCATCTTCCTCTTGAATCGAACTGCTCTTTTTGAAGTTATGTTCTCTGAGGAATGTATAATGGATGTCATTGGATGCTTAGAATATGATCCTGCTTTATCACAGCCACGAAAACACAGGGAGTTTCTAACAAAAACAGCCAAGTTTAAAGAAGTGATCCCCATATCAGATCCTGAGCTGAAACAAAAAATTCATCAGACATACAGAGTCCAGTATATACAAGACATGGTTCTACCTACCCCTTCAGTCTTCGAAGAAAATATGTTATCAACACTTCACTCCTTCATCTTTTTCAATAAGGTAGAAATTGTTGGTATGTTACAG GAAGATGAAAAATTTCTGACAGATTTGTTTGCACAACTAACAGATGAAGCAACAGATGAGGAAAAAAGACAGGAATTG gtaaactttttaaaagaattttgtgCATTCTCCCAAACGTTACAGCCTCAAAACAGAGATGCTTTTTTCAAGACTTTGTCAAACATGGGCATATTACCAGCTTTAGAAGTCATCCTT GGCATGGATGATACACAGGTGCGAAGCGCTGCTACTGATATATTCTCATACTTGGTTGAATATAACCCATCCATGGTACGAGAGTTTGTCATGCAGGAGGCACAACAGAATGATGAT GATATTTTGCTCATCAATCTCATTATAGAACATATGATTTGTGATACAGACCCTGAACTTGGAGGAGCAGTCCAGCTTATGGGCCTGCTTCGAACTTTAGTTGACCCAGAAAACATGTTAGCTACTGCCAAT aaaacagaaaagactgAATTTCTGGGTTTCTTCTACAAACACTGTATGCATGTCCTCACTGCTCCTTTACTGGCAAATACAACAGAGGACAAACCAAGCAAAG atgaCTTTCAGACTGCCCAGTTGTTGGCACTTGTATTGgaattgttaacattttgtgtGGAGCACCATACCTACCACATAAAGAACTACATTATTAATAAGGACATCCTCCGGAGAGTGCTAGTTCTTATGGCCTCGAAGCATGCTTTCTTGGCATTAT GTGCTCTTCGTTTTAAGAGAAAGATTATTGGATTAAAAGATGAGTTTTACAACCGCTACATAATGAAAAGTTTTCTGTTTGAACCAGTAGTCAAAGCATTTCTCAACAACGGATCCCGCTACAATCTGATGAACTCTGCCATAATAGAAATgtttgaatttattagagtg gAAGATATAAAATCATTGACTGCTCATGTCATTGAAAATTACTGGAAAGCACTGGAAGACGTCGATTATGTACAGACATTTAAAGGATTAAAATTGAGATTTGAACAACAAAGAGAAAGGCAGGATAATCCCAAACTTGACAG TATGCGGTCCATCCTGAGGAATCATAGGTATCGCAGAGATGCCAGAACCCTTGAAGATGAAGAGGAGATGTGGTTTAACACAGATGAAGATGACATGGAAGACGGAGAAGCTGTGGTGTCTCCATCTGACAAAACTAAAAATGATGATGATATTATGGATCCAATAAGTAAAttcatggaaaggaagaaat taaaagaAAGTGAGGAAAAGGAGGTACTTCTGAAAACAAATCTTTCTGGCCGGCAGAGCCCAAGTTTCAAGCTTTCCCTCTCTAGTGGGACAAAGACTAACCTCACCAGCCAAGCACCTGCAGCAAGTCTGCCTGGTTCTCCGGGCTCACCTGGGTCCCCAGGGTCTCCGGGCTCTCCTGGATCCGTCCCAAAAAATACATCTCAGACGGCAGCTATTACTACCAAG GGAGGCCTTGTCGGTCTGGTAGATTAtcctgatgatgatgaagatgatgatgaggaTGAAGACAAGGAAGACACGCTACCATTGTCAAAGAAAGCAAAGTTTGAGTCATAA